A single Nomascus leucogenys isolate Asia chromosome 14, Asia_NLE_v1, whole genome shotgun sequence DNA region contains:
- the SCPEP1 gene encoding retinoid-inducible serine carboxypeptidase, whose product MELALRRSPVPRWLLLLPLLLGLSAGAVIDWPTEEGKEVWDYVTVRKDAYMFWWLYYATNSCKNFSELPLVMWLQGGPGGSSTGFGNFEEIGPLDSDLKPRKTTWLQAASLLFVDNPVGTGFSYVNGSGAYAKDLAMVASDMMVLLKTFFNCHKEFQTVPFYIFSESYGGKMAAGIGLELYKAIQQGTIKCNFAGVALGDSWISPVDSVLSWGPYLYSMSLLEDKGLAEVSKVAEQVLNAVNKGLYREATELWGKAEMIIEQNTDGVNFYNILTKSTPTSTMESSLEFTQSHLVHLCQRHVRHLQRDALSQLMNGPIRKKLKIIPEDQSWGGQATNVFVNMEEDFMKPVISIVDKLLEAGINVTVYNGQLDLIVDTMGQEAWVRKLKWPELPKFSQLKWKALYSDPKSLETSAFVKSYKNLAFYWILKAGHMVPSDQGDMALKMMRLVTQQE is encoded by the exons ATGGAGCTGGCACTGCGGCGCTCTCCCGTCCCGCGGTggttgctgctgctgccgctgctgctgggCCTGAGCGCAG GAGCTGTCATTGACTGGCCCACAGAGGAGGGCAAGGAAGTATGGGATTATGTGACCGTCCGCAAGGATGCCTACATGTTCTGGTGGCTCTATTATGCCACCAACTCCTGCAAGAACTTCTCAGAACTGCCCCTGGTCATGTGGCTTCAG GGCGGTCCAGGTGGTTCCAGCACTGGATTTGGAAACTTTGAGGAAATTGGGCCCCTTGACAGTGATCTCAAACCACGGAAAACCACCTGG CTCCAGGCTGCCAGTCTCCTATTTGTGGATAATCCCGTGGGCACTGGGTTCAGTTACGTGAATGGTAGTGGTGCATATGCCAAGGACCTGGCTATGGTGGCTTCAGACATGATGGTTCTCCTGAAGACCTTCTTCAATTGCCACAAAGAATTCCAG ACAGTTCCATTCTACATTTTCTCAGAGTCCTACGGAGGAAAAATGGCAGCTGGCATTGGTCTAGAGCTTTATAAG GCCATTCAGCAAGGGACCATCAAGTGCAACTTTGCCGGGGTTGCCTTGGGTGATTCCTGGATCTCCCCTGTTG ATTCGGTGCTCTCCTGGGGACCTTACCTGTACAGCATG TCTCTTCTCGAAGACAAAGGTCTGGCAGAGGTGTCTAAGGTTGCAGAGCAAGTACTGAATGCCGTAAATAAGGGGCTCTACAGAGAGGCCACAGAGCTGTGGGGGAAAGCAGAAATGATCATAGAACAG AACACAGATGGGGTAAACTTCTATAACATCTTAACTAAAAGCACTCCCACGTCTACAATGGAGTCGAGTCTAGAATTCACACAGAGCCACCTAG TTCATCTTTGTCAGCGCCACGTGAGACACCTACAACGAGATGCCTTAAGCCAGCTCATGAATGGCCCCATCAGAAAGAAGCTCAAAATTATTCCTGAGGATCAATCCTGGGGAG GCCAGGCTACCAACGTCTTTGTGAACATGGAGGAGGACTTCAtgaagccagtcattagcattgtggACAAGTTGCTGGAGGCAGGGATCAACGTGACCGTGTATAATGGGCAGCTTGATCTCATCGTAGATACCATGG GTCAGGAGGCCTGGGTGCGGAAACTGAAGTGGCCAGAACTGCCTAAATTCAGTCAGCTGAAGTGGAAGGCCCTGTACAGTGACCCTAAATCTTTGGAAACATCTGCTTTTGTCAAGTCCTACAAGAACCTTGCTTTCTACTGGATTCTGAAAGCTGGTCACATG GTTCCTTCTGACCAAGGGGACATGGCTCTGAAGATGATGAGACTGGTGACTCAGCAAGAATAG